The Candidatus Brocadia sp. DNA segment CTACATAATCCCCTTTTTTCAGGTCAAGAAAGGAATCTATTGCCCTGGCATGAACAGGTTTTTTTGACTCACGGCGCTGTTGATAACGATGAAAGATTTCGTGATGCGCAAGAAAAGCTATCCGGATATCAGAAAACTGGAAACCACAACTAAGATGACCTATACGCAACGCTAACCGGCCATTACCATTCATACCTGAACTATTGATAATCTCATGAAACCGCTGTTCCTCGGCCTTATTGTTACAAAATACAACTGTACGGTCATTAGCCTCAATCACCTTGCCAAGTTCTGATGTGATCTCCTGAATATGCTGGGGAAAATTATCTGCTGATTTAACCTGAAATGTATAATCCCCGTTGTTTAATGCCAGGGGCAATTTCGATAAGGTCATCTTTCTAAAAGCGCTGAAAAAACGGAAGATTTCATCAGTTTTGAACAATGCCGCATTCTCGTCCACACTGTCCAACACTTTCTGTGCCCGGTCCTCTATACTTACAGGTTCTTTAAGGAAAATCCAGGTATCTTTACTGAGGTAAGCCAGGAGAGATGTTTTTTCATGTCCTGATCGATTCGGGGGAGTTTCGGTACAATCCCCTTTTTTAGCCAGTTTTCCCCCCTCTTTTTCTCTCCCTTCACAAGGGAAAGTAATTTGATTATAACTCATTGTATTATAAATTTTATCAAGCGATAGTATCTGGCAAGTACCTAATTCCCGATCGGAGAGCTGAGACTCAACATGAAATCCGCGAATAGATTCAATTTCGTCTCCAAAATATTCGATACGGCAAGGAACGTCTGAGGCAAAAGGAAAAATATCTATAATACCCCCCCGTAAGGCATATTCCCCAGCATTTTCAACCTGGCCGGTCAACCGGTAGTGATGCTCCTGCAGCCACGCAATGAGCTTTTCCAGGGGGTATTCACTATTCTTCCGAATTCTCAGAATATTCTCAGAAATGGATCTGGAAGATGGCACGGGTTGCAGAAGAGCCTGGATGGGTGCTACGATAATATCCAGTTTGTTACCTTCATGAACGTCGCCATGAAGTATCTGGTTGAGAATTTGAAGCCTCCGCGCCGGTGTATCATCCTCATCTTCGAAGTCGTCCATAAAAATGTTTTCGTTGGCGGGAAAGAGGCTGGCATGGCCGTAAAAAAAAGTATTTAAGTCTTCAGTATCTTCCTCAGCTTCTTCAATACTGGATACAACCAAAAGTACCTTGGGTACCGCACGGGTCATCCTTACCCGTTCTTTGACAATCGCCGCTATAAAGAAAGATGCAGATGATCCCCATAATCCGTTGACAGAACAATCCATTCCTTCGCGAAGATGACATACAATCTCCCTGAGTTGTTTATTTTTTTGTAACTTGTCGAGAAGACCCACCATTAACAGAACACAACAATAAGAATTTTAAAAGCTAAATTGTCATCAGAAATTATACTGTAAAATTACGGTATTTTGGAGAGAACTCACGAATGAACTCAAGAATGGTTAGTATCTTTCAAAAATAAGTTGTCATTGCACGGGGCAGAGCAACGGAGCAATCTCACACATGGATTGCTTCGCTACCGCTCGTAATGACAGTCTTCGCTGGTTCAATCTGGAAAGATTGAACCAGCCCTGGGGCCTGGCAACTTTTCAGTGTAGAGCGAAGAGTCTCTTCGCTCTACAAACAGCATTAGCAAAGAAGCTAAGGGGATTTGTACACCAATTATTGCCGCTGACTATAATACCAGCATAGTCAGTTACCTGTAATATCAATAAACTCGTTTATCCTCTCGTTTGAACCAAAATTCAAAAAGTTCTAAATTTTCCTCCCGAAGTAAATCTCCAACAATTTCTATTGGACTGTTACCGAATTGTTTCATTTCCCAATTCGAAATGGTCAGTTCACTAAATCCTATTTTTTTTGCATCCTCTATCCGTACACCATAAATAATCTTCGAAATTTTTGCCCAGTGGCAGGCACTAAAACACATGGGACACGGTTCGCAGGTAGAATAAACAATACAGCCGGACAGGTCTACGGTATTCAATTTCTTGCAGGCTTCTCTGATTGCGTGAATCTCAGCATGTGCAGTGATGTCCATACTTTCCCAAACAATATTATGAACGCAACTGACAACCTCCCCTTCCTTTGTTATACATACCCCAAAGGGTGTTTGCCCATTTTCAATGCCCTGTCGTGCCTTGCTTATGGCAAGTCTCATGAATTTTTCATCTACGTTGGTCATCTTCATAAATCTTTACAGGTCTGATTTTACCATTTTCGTATCAATAGAATACAAATTAAAGTTAATAATTGAGGCTCACGCTTGACATTACCACAAGGGCATAGTTAACTATGCCTTGAGAAGACAAGCATGGGCACAAAGCCCCGCACCAAAGGCAACCATTACACACAAATCCCCGGGCTGAATACCGCCCCTATCTATGATCTCTTGTAGAACAAAAAATACTGTTGGTGAAGACATATTTCCATACCTTGCTAAAACATCACGGGTTGCATGCAGATGAGTTTCAGAAAGTCCTATTTCATTTCTGATTGCATTGATTATCTTTTCACCTCCCGGATGGAAGGCCCAATGTTTAATATCCTCAATCCGCAGTCCCTTCGGTTTCAACAGGTCCGTCACTACCTGGGCAACCGCCTTACTTGCTATCTCCGGCAAGGAAACGGAAAGCTGATTGTGGAGTTGCCCATTCCTGTAAACGTAGCGAATATTATCACGATGCCGGGGTTCATAACGACTGGCAGAGTCAATCAATGTCAATCCCTCCGGATATCTCCAGAGCACAGAGGCGGCCGCACCATCGGCAAAGATTGCATTCGATACTATTAAACTTAAATCATCTTCCATCTGAAATGTAGCGCTGCAGATCTCCACTGAAACGCTTACGATTACTCCTTCGCCAGACCCTTTTAACATATCTTCGCATATCTGTAAGTTTGGAACTGCGCCCCCGCAACCACTACCAACAAGGTCATGGGCTCGTACCTTGTCTGACATACCCAACTTTTCAATGAGATAAGTCGATATACCAGGACAAATGTAGCCAGTGCAAGTATTAACAACCAATCCTGACACATCCTCCATTGTCAATCCAATCAGTGTTAAAGCATTAACAATTGCCTGAGACGCAAGGTTAACTGACCAGTGTGTGTAGCGGGCAATGCGGTTATCCGGGTGTTCATTAACAAGACATGCAAGATCATCAACCGCAAGATGTCTTCGTGATACGCTGGGATGAGCAAAAATCTTTCGCAAAATCGCCAAACTTTTAGGACTCAGTTTATCCGAGTAGTGTTTTACGAGAAATGCGCCTGCCTGGGCTTGATTCACTGTGTAAGGTGGTGTTGCAACTGCAATCG contains these protein-coding regions:
- a CDS encoding nucleoside deaminase, with product MRLAISKARQGIENGQTPFGVCITKEGEVVSCVHNIVWESMDITAHAEIHAIREACKKLNTVDLSGCIVYSTCEPCPMCFSACHWAKISKIIYGVRIEDAKKIGFSELTISNWEMKQFGNSPIEIVGDLLREENLELFEFWFKREDKRVY
- a CDS encoding type III polyketide synthase encodes the protein MTNNDKRLSLNSANGKARIASIAVATPPYTVNQAQAGAFLVKHYSDKLSPKSLAILRKIFAHPSVSRRHLAVDDLACLVNEHPDNRIARYTHWSVNLASQAIVNALTLIGLTMEDVSGLVVNTCTGYICPGISTYLIEKLGMSDKVRAHDLVGSGCGGAVPNLQICEDMLKGSGEGVIVSVSVEICSATFQMEDDLSLIVSNAIFADGAAASVLWRYPEGLTLIDSASRYEPRHRDNIRYVYRNGQLHNQLSVSLPEIASKAVAQVVTDLLKPKGLRIEDIKHWAFHPGGEKIINAIRNEIGLSETHLHATRDVLARYGNMSSPTVFFVLQEIIDRGGIQPGDLCVMVAFGAGLCAHACLLKA